A window from Mytilus galloprovincialis chromosome 8, xbMytGall1.hap1.1, whole genome shotgun sequence encodes these proteins:
- the LOC143042919 gene encoding uncharacterized protein LOC143042919 — protein sequence MGDNYGEAFMCSDLVCAYMSDNPSDILNHSLQKHNISDNFKIRRKILNDTTGDRSYQSLEFSISLLDIGRYKQTGHTCYINIHEKRITFKKYPNATINNHDEKANQTDDDHVYKLIPGVIKQMKDMDRISDFISILQCIENGVLIRNIAFHLLLDIGRFYTTKTISHMRYDDKSLTFWCTVYKLFKGKGINFFRGYKGDGLGDEKSSIGPKDCEINFAVPSNPIITKEVARFTADAGHPGILNLSLDAFAARQQGKDIKLSIDGKKIAIGFGEMGDEDLAGDEPPPTLAERKTHLSDEVLVVSTVKTVVETSVIDGFNKMTDFSDTNLSNAKQAFIVTILNMSNRIKELRELIVKRKIHLENLIKVVEGDWKTSKLANAISFWQTKIIHSQSIIKDLLECIDKLGFTIACINGTENNYVYGTNTTISLDSQSNYKCLRTLTGIELDDSQDDARITKQRSDSWLNLRKESRITGSTIFKALGLSTLKEQQKHFDKTYGGLTEAIPDELQTLFDYGTEQEINGIGTLVGKIIPVYFPSLIFVEDGCEKIPIGDSYAIISGDGSGTTASNVNEMAFEIKCPMPGKKRTTDVHYKIPVYYTTQILSQMAAKKCNKIGYLSFTPESSTFITGSMDQALMNDIWELCTEIYGSASAVSPTKRNPISKELLERLNKYSTSCTFVGEFPSLQAKPCSCEPAQTKDGVYGCHSNGLKSFPLMPSLDDIASSLEKCTTALTDAYNILRKPAKEVLVTVASDLHRLTGGYAVPIQYGLGGFSLYMTSVRKMLTKAVDACYSRQMSVRVIAFDGQFLEISLANDFGKPLTICKFMRMYWADVVKMTKHDKLVKLLNNCCLPQIKSRDQLLSNFDINGRSIELKKKIKHVGSPNNIARVLQKSKKETCDMETLAAKQHDPELDILQYLPVDLINKMDVDAVNLVRLAGKSTAEKSSTSSLREIDTTESIDNTLAELYEPTEEDFVAVLIALLALDCDKDSSKWESMTVESLRLLLANADSVRKNFTVLQLKTILNLTNSGHVLTRTSLKAQLVNMVSHVYGDKSVLPERTRTPKPLKTLTENHIKAWTSDAVNVAYAQMHFFYAFREWDNSNMFNGSWDIRTDTGFHYHIPQWYAQPSEISSQIVQPIIDPHHLLVNNRSKCCSSGMINMGIQPEAWWKVAEKSAQNRTGLSVEIAKELRDRQSNAFAQTTFSHKVQLEMDKNGCHNEALWCELIRNWYSAIDCGGIPLHQRIRWLLDMRDYLLQFLKVGHFPPPGSHVEGMPMAQFEGFLTNVDRRLQLYALIDSNESYNQRAITSLDSETFFSAFQDYDPKGTGVLRPNDIPTALGAAQYLNVQRLNEDRHFVMRTSRRTRVYPERPLQENIPMEIDGTNLQAINPFERRLIIARRHVFDMEERKTKNPKRKSGTITPYGLPGKGAEGARSFHKTNEEKVLPHRRFGILDDELMEL from the exons ATGGGAGACAACTATGGAG AGGCATTTATGTGCTCCGATTTGGTATGTGCCTATATGTCTGATAACCCGTCTGACATCCTAAACCATAGTTTACAAAAGCACAACATATCTGACAATTTTAAGATACGCCGAAAAATTTTAAACGACACAACTGGGGATAGATCTTACCAATCTTTGGAATTCAGTATCTCTCTCCTGGATATTGGCAGATATAAGCAGACCGGACATACATGTTACATTAACATACACGAGAAACgcattacatttaaaaaatatccaAATGCCACTATTAACAATCATGATGAAAAGGCCAACCAAACTGACGATGATCATGTATACAAGCTTATCCCAGGCGTGATTAAACAAATGAAGGATATGGATCGCATTAGTGACTTTATATCTATATTACAATGTATTGAGAATGGAGTACTAATAAGGAATATAGCATTTCATCTACTTTTAGATATTGGAAGGTTTTATACCACAAAAACAATATCGCATATGAGATATGATGACAAATCTTTAACATTCTGGTGCACGGTGTACAAACTATTCAAAGGAAAGGGAATAAACTTTTTTCGTGGGTACAAAGGAGACGGTTTAGGTGACGAAAAGAGTTCCATTGGCCCTAAAGACTGTGAAATCAACTTTGCTGTGCCTTCAAATCCCATCATAACAAAAGAAGTTGCTAGATTTACAGCTGATGCTGGACATCCTGGTATATTAAACTTATCCCTTGACGCATTCGCTGCTAGACAGCAAGGAAAGGATATCAAACTGTCAATAGATGGGAAAAAAATTGCTATTGGGTTTGGAGAAATGGGAGACGAAGATCTAGCTGGAGACGAGCCTCCACCGACGTTAGCAGAAAGAAAAACGCATCTATCAGATGAGGTCTTAGTGGTGTCAACAGTGAAAACCGTTGTAGAAACTAGTGTCATAGATGGCTTCAATAAAATGACCGACTTTTCAGATACAAACTTATCAAATGCAAAACAAGCATTCATAGTAACAATTCTAAATATGAGTAATCGTATTAAAGAACTACGGGAGCTTATCGTTAAGCGGAAAATACATCTAGAAAACTTAATAAAAGTAGTTGAAGGCGATTGGAAAACAAGTAAGTTGGCGAATGCTATAAGTTTTTGGCAgacaaaaattatacattcacAAAGTATCATCAAAGATTTACTTGAATGCATAGACAAACTTGGCTTCACAATAGCATGTATAAATGGAACTGAAAATAATTACGTTTACGGCACAAATACCACTATTTCTCTTGATTCGCAAAGTAATTATAAATGCCTTCGAACTCTTACTGGGATTGAATTGGACGATTCACAGGATGATGCACGCATTACGAAACAACGATCGGACAGCTGGCTTAATCTCCGCAAAGAAAGTCGAATTACAGGCAGTACTATATTTAAAGCTCTAGGTTTAAGCACTTTAAAAGAGCAACAGAAACATTTCGACAAGACATATGGAGGCCTTACAGAGGCAATACCTGACGAATTACAAACATTGTTTGACTATGGAACAGAGCAGGAAATAAACGGTATTGGAACTCTTGTAGGGAAAATAATACCAGTCTACTTTCCCAGTCTAATATTCGTTGAGGATGGTTGCGAAAAGATTCCCATTGGAGATTCGTATGCCATTATTAGCGGTGATGGCTCTGGTACAACTGCATCAAACGTAAATGAAATggcatttgaaataaaatgtccTATGCCTGGAAAGAAAAGAACTACAGACGTCCATTACAAAATTCCTGTTTACTATACCACACAGATATTGAGTCAAATGGCAGCAAAAAAATGCAATAAGATAGGTTATCTGAGTTTTACACCGGAAAGTTCAACTTTTATCACTGGATCTATGGACCAAGCTCTAATGAATGACATTTGGGAGTTATGTACCGAAATTTATGGAAGTGCTAGTGCTGTCAGTCCTACAAAACGGAATCCGATAAGTAAAGAGCTTTTAGAAAGACTAAACAAGTATTCAACTAGTTGTACCTTCGTTGGAGAATTTCCATCTTTGCAAGCAAAACCTTGTTCATGTGAACCAGCACAAACGAAGGACGGTGTTTATGGATGTCACTCAAATGGTTTAAAATCATTTCCTTTAATGCCATCCCTAGACGACATTGCGTCATCTCTAGAAAAGTGTACGACAGCACTGACTGATGCCTACAATATCTTACGAAAGCCAGCAAAAGAAGTCTTGGTTACTGTAGCATCTGATCTTCACAGGCTGACTGGCGGATATGCGGTACCTATACAATATGGACTTGGCGGTTTCAGTTTATATATGACATCCGTTAGAAAAATGTTGACTAAAGCTGTAGATGCATGTTATAGTCGTCAAATGTCTGTCCGGGTGATAGCGTTCGATGGTCAGTTCTTGGAGATTTCATTAGCAAATGATTTTGGAAAACCACTCACAATATGTAAATTTATGAGGATGTATTGGGCCGATGTTGTAAAGATGACAAAACACGACAAACTGGTAAAGCTGCTGAATAATTGCTGTCTACCACAAATTAAAAGCAGGGATCAATTACTGAGTAATTTTGACATTAATGGAAGAAGcattgaattaaaaaagaagataaaacatGTCGGGTCACCAAATAACATTGCTAGAGTTTTACAGAAAAGTAAGAAAGAAACTTGTGACATGGAAACACTCGCAGCAAAACAACACGATCCCGAATTGGATATATTGCAATATTTGCCTGTTGATTTAATCAACAAAATGGACGTAGATGCTGTAAATCTTGTACGACTGGCAGGCAAATCAACTGCTGAAAAATCTAGTACTAGTAGTTTAAGAGAAATTGATACCACTGAGTCAATTGACAACACACTAGCTGAGTTGTATGAACCAACTGAAGAAGATTTTGTAGCCGTTTTAATTGCTTTGCTTGCATTAGATTGCGATAAGGATTCTTCGAAATGGGAATCAATGACAGTCGAGTCATTGAGATTGCTGCTTGCCAATGCGGACAGTGTAAGGAAGAATTTCACTGTACTTCAACTGAAAACCATTTTAAATCTGACCAATTCAGGTCATGTTTTGACAAGAACGTCACTAAAAGCTCAACTTGTTAACATGGTATCACATGTGTATGGGGATAAATCTGTTTTACCAGAACGGACCAGAACTCCCAAACCATTAAAGACATTAACAGAAAATCACATCAAAGCATGGACGTCAGACGCAGTCAATGTTGCCTACGCACAGATGCACTTTTTTTATGCTTTTCGTGAATGGGATAATAGTAACATGTTCAATGGCTCATGGGATATTCGTACTGACACTGGTTTTCATTATCACATTCCGCAATGGTACGCACAACCATCAGAAATTAGTTCTCAAATTGTACAACCAATAATTGATCCCCACCACCTACTAGTTAACAATCGGTCAAAATGTTGTTCGTCCGGCATGATCAACATGGGTATACAGCCAGAAGCATGGTGGAAGGTTGCAGAGAAGTCAGCACAAAACAGAACAGGTCTTTCAGTTGAAATTGCAAAAGAACTCAGAGACCGCCAAAGTAATGCATTTGCTCAAACAACTTTCAGTCACAAAGTGCAGCTTGAAATGGATAAAAATGGTTGTCATAATGAAGCGCTCTGGTGCGAACTGATAAGAAATTGGTACAGTGCTATTGATTGTGGAGGTATCCCATTGCATCAAAGAATTAGATGGTTGTTAGATATGAGAGATTATCTATTGCAGTTTCTGAAAGTCGGGCATTTTCCACCACCAGGTTCACATGTCGAAGGGATGCCTATGGCACAATTCGAAGGATTTTTGACAAATGTTGATCGACGACTGCAACTTTATGCATTGATAGATAGTAATGAAAGTTACAATCAACGGGCAATAACCAGCTTGGACtcagaaacatttttttctgcatttcag